The DNA segment gattaacagttcagtgctttagcccactacgccaccaccactccttctgCTTATCTGGCTTTTTGCGATATTCTCACCTTTTTCTCGAATATCAAAAAGTTCTTAACCACACAGCAAGGAGAACAAGATGCCTTAAAACAGAATGTGGCATATGATCTGTATGGCCCAATATTATAAATTGGTTTAAACTATTATAAGCTGCAAGTTTGAGCTCCTAAACAACCTTTTCTAATATGtaacattcttttaaaatattttatgcatgcattatattttaaatcCAGGCTAAATCTAAAGGTTTACACAGTAAATACGACATCGGAGTGAAATATGCTGAGAAACAACAGCGCAAATTTGCCCCTGAGAAACTAAAGGAAGGACGCAACATTATTGGTCTGCAGGTAAGTGCTGTTCCTTACTACAAGGCCATTACTTTCTGCATAGAAAGAAAACAAAGATGAATCTATGATTTAGCTGAAGAAGTTTTGATGGCATTGATAAGAGTGTTTTATGAATTCAatcaaagtttatttttatagcacatttaaaaacaaccaattttgaccaaagtgctgtacaaaactgaccaacatgtataaataaaataacaccatAAGATGATACTGCACAATATGTTACAATGACTCATAAGCAAGGGAGAACAGGTTAGACTTAAAAAGATCTAAGGTTGGGCAAGATCGAATCAATAGCGGCAAAGCATTCCAGAAGCGAGGCCCCATGACCGAAAAAGAACGATCGCCTATAGTTTTAAGACAAGTCCTTGGAACACACAACAGCAGACACCGAGACGATCTTAAAGATCTTGGAGTCTAATATTGGTGGAGAAGTTCAGAAATATTAAGTGGTGCCAGCCCATGTAGGCCCTTATATACCAACAATAAAACCTTAAACTGAATCCTGTATGAGACAGTTAACAGTGCAAAGAAGCCAAGACCGGAGAAACACTGTCATATTTCCTAGTTCCCGTCAGGAGCCTTGCAGCTGCATTTTGCAAAGTCTGAAGATGAGATAGTGATGCTTGAGATACACCTAAAtacagtgcattacaataatcaagtctAGAAGAGATAAAAGTATGGATTACAATCTCCAGATCCTTTAAAGACAAAAAAGGCTTTAATTTTGACATTTGCCGGAGAAATAAACACCTCTAACCACTGCCTCTATTtgtttataacattttaattgagAGTCAAAGATGACACCAAAGTTGCGTGCTTCTGTATGAAGATTAGAGACCAAAGGCAGATTTCAAAAGGCAGATAGCActtaatatcatctgcataacaatgatcgattttgtaattcCAAAAGATAGGCTGTATATGTATAACGAGAACAAGAGTGGTCCCAATATCAAGCCCTGAGGTACTCCACAGGTGATGATGGAAGAAGAGGCAGAAGAATGATTCCCAATCTCAGCAGAAAATGTTCTCCCCTTAAGATAAGATGAGACCCAATCAAGGGCAGTGTCTTGAAGGCCCACCCAATTTCTTAACCGGTCTAAAAGAATATCGTGATCAATGGTGTCAAAGGCTGCGCTGAGATCCAGGAGAATTAGAAAGGCACTTTTACCTCATCAACCGCCAGCAACAGACCATTTGGCACTTTGATAAAAGCAGACTCTGTGCTATGTTTGACTTTAAAACCCAACTTATATTGATCTAAAATACAATTTCTCAATTTTGTTTAAAGCTCTTTTAAAAAGTTACTTAAATTTGATGTCAAAATCCTTATAATTTGTCACATTGCACCctggaaatttaaataaattcagtaaAAAAGTGGAAAGTGCATGACACCCCCAAAACCTTACCTAGATCGGGGCGTCCCTCCAAACTAGATGAGTGTGTGAGGAGGATATTAATCAGGGAAGCTATTAAGAGGCCAAAGGCAACTTTGAAAGATTTACAAGCCCTTATGTATGAAGTTGATCAGTCTGATCGGCTCTTGATGAAAATCTGTggcctttcagcatgacaatgaccctaaacacaccacaaaaaaacacacacacaaaaacaacagtGGCTTAAGGATAGGATGGTCAATGTCTTTAAGTGAGCCAAATCAGAGCCAACTAAATCCAATAGAAAACCTGTGGATGGACTTGAAGCAGTCCATCGCCATTTCAGCTGTAAGACAAAAAAAGTGACCATTCAACTATgtatatttttactgttgattatttcGTCACATGTGTATTTTTAGATGGGAACCAATAAGTTTGCCAGTCAAAAGGGAATGACATCATATGGCACACGCCGACACCTCTATGATCCCAAGACAGCGATGGAAAATCCTCTGGATCAATCAACAATCAGCCTGCAAATGGGCACCAACAAAGGAGCCAATCAGGTACTTTAAAAGAGATACAACGAGGAACATTACCGTTTTACACATATGCTCATACAGTTTCACTACAGGTTTTCCATCACACTGTTGATGATATTACCCACATGCCCAAGAAGTCTCttagttatttttctttttttgccccATAGTCTGGCATGACGGCCCCAGGTACCAAGCGGCAGATCTTCGATAAGAAGCTGGACATGGAGATGTGCGACACATCTACTGTCTCACTGCAGATGGGCACCAACAAGGTGGCATCCCAGACTGGCATGACGGTGTACGGGCTGCCCCGCCAAGTGTATGACAGGAAGTACTGCTCCAGTCCCAATGACCTCATCGACAACGGGCAGGACTCAGAGATGGATGGATATCAGTATTCCGACTAAGAGGAATAGACAGCTGGCACTGCactgctttttaaaaaatattcaccTGCACTATTTCTGATATTCCAAATTTATGGTGACCAATAGGATCAGCTTGAACTTTTTTACCAACATCACTGCCACCAATCAAAGCGGAATACTTCCGTGACTGACCGTTCGtagaaaaatgaaaatgtgaggaATTTCAGGcaattttgctttttgttttgaaacACATGCTCTTTTAGCTTCACTTATATAGCTTTACTTCAAATGTTTGGTCCAATTTTCTTgtgtataaaaaaacatttcaaatgagaTTTGTCtttatgatgcctcatagttttATATAATATAGGTGGATTTGGTCACGCCAGCAGCTGTTATGGTGCATAGTGTCTGATCTGTTCAATGAAGCTCTTTTGATTGGATGAGGAAGTGCCCAGAAGACACCAGTGCTACTGCCCAATCAAACCAAAAGATTTGTAAAGAAGAACTGCCTTAATGAACTTTACTGTGTCTGTCTGATTTTAACAAAGTTTCCATTATTTCAGTGAGTTACTCACGTCATGAAGTGATCCAACCAAGGAGGACACTGGAACAACATATCACTGGAGCACATTTACTTGCACGTTCTTTTACAGATGTTGCTTAATAAGCAGACAACGAATTTATCAAGTAAATGCATTAACTGGCTTTCCTTTATCGGTGTATGGTCATAAACCACTTAAGAATGAATCCATGGACACAGAGTGTTTACATGTacgttcttacaccgattatgcttaataaactgACACCATGCACATGCAAGGCTTTTACTGATCAGTATTAAGTCTCAAACAGCTTAAGAATAAACCAGTCGACAAAGCACGTGTACATGCACGCCAATACGCGGATAACTcccaaaaatgtgcttatttaaaAATCCGACAAAGCAAAAAATCAGCGTttaatgacatttgaaataaacatgttattctctgcttttgacatcaaaccgtgaggcatgcgcacaacacttgcgcacattggaTGAGGTGGTAAGAATGCCGGTAAAGGtcacatgcaatgcaaaatcagTGTAATGGGTAAAAATACACCCTTGTCGACTGGTTTATTCTTACGCCGATTATGATCTTAAACCGATAAAGAAACTGTGTTTACATAACTACACACATtgttggcttattaaacataattgCTGGAAGAact comes from the Xyrauchen texanus isolate HMW12.3.18 chromosome 12, RBS_HiC_50CHRs, whole genome shotgun sequence genome and includes:
- the LOC127653017 gene encoding calponin-1-like → MSTHFKSGPAFGLSAEVKSKLAHKYDLQKEEELRMWIHEVTGHKLPENFMEGLKDGLVLCELINTLQPGSVRKINNSPQNWHQLENIGNFVRAIQEYGMKPHDIFEANDLFENVNHTQVQSTLITLAGMAKSKGLHSKYDIGVKYAEKQQRKFAPEKLKEGRNIIGLQMGTNKFASQKGMTSYGTRRHLYDPKTAMENPLDQSTISLQMGTNKGANQSGMTAPGTKRQIFDKKLDMEMCDTSTVSLQMGTNKVASQTGMTVYGLPRQVYDRKYCSSPNDLIDNGQDSEMDGYQYSD